The following are from one region of the Stanieria cyanosphaera PCC 7437 genome:
- a CDS encoding tetratricopeptide repeat protein, with protein MRGELSIQTIKSYLNQGQWSTVIAVCTEALQHNPSRLELYPLLGKAFAHQGKWDNAIAAYQQVLDTQLDQAEIHAELGLLYTKQHKLVKAAWHYQQALTLKPDWDQLQYNLAVVLHQLGDWQGAIAAYRRTIALKPGYAAVYFNLGVLYDQRTQLTEAIENYYQAIKLQPNYIKAYSNLGSIFAKQKKLNAAIEIYQQGLKLDPTWGTLHNNLGQVFWFNEQPDRALASFETAVIVEPNMALAHHNLGKLWQQQGNFNNAIAHYQKVIELEPNNIWAYSHCADALLTQGNLQLAVDYLRKAIALQPIFVKTYCQRVQSVQPKDLLEQAKFTCARFLEALQQKLEYEQVYEFFWQTYFYLGEILFEYGGIKQAEIYFQQALQIKPREVELYLRLGNCLAKQKKLDAAITIYQMGLTLQPNHPQICFQLGKILERQQQAEQAISYYETVLQQQLDENVESWQQLPNLFPSDHNLIQLPQQIYYDTQAWIRDCELDDFNYVQVPWEGTKSIKTNKEISQPELISLTEREELEANCAGVNCSVCMSKLIEQFKPVQISRNAYQCSELTTSIDTPQPFVVNIPEARAWIAPQKNEWIICNAIAVMTPDGYLLGDLSRHYPWFLPGCPYQKRRSHTIFSLDEMPTLESLEGTVVLLSGLAGHVYYHWMIDILPRIEILRRSGIDLNRIDWFVVNNFDRPFQRETLNLLGIPAAKIIPSDRHSYLQAQELIVPSFPGYLDWVPFETIKFLRQIFLPQIDLAHHRYPDLVYISRAQARGRQVINETEVTDLLNQLGFKTVFLEKMSVLEQVALFAHAKVIVSPHGSSLTNLVFCNPGVTVVELFSPHYVRTDYWIISQQLQLKHYYSIGDSFDCSTLRHLMYQNSLTEDILVNLSSLKSILKVVGLIN; from the coding sequence ATGAGAGGAGAACTCTCGATTCAAACGATCAAATCTTATCTAAATCAAGGGCAGTGGAGTACTGTAATTGCAGTCTGCACAGAAGCTTTACAACATAATCCTAGTAGGCTTGAATTATACCCATTGTTAGGAAAAGCTTTTGCTCATCAAGGAAAATGGGATAATGCGATCGCAGCTTATCAACAAGTTCTCGATACCCAACTTGATCAAGCGGAAATTCATGCCGAACTTGGTCTTTTATATACTAAACAACACAAATTAGTTAAAGCAGCTTGGCATTATCAACAAGCTTTGACTTTGAAACCAGATTGGGATCAATTGCAATATAATCTAGCAGTTGTTTTGCATCAATTAGGAGATTGGCAAGGAGCAATTGCTGCTTATCGTCGGACGATTGCCCTTAAACCAGGTTATGCAGCAGTATATTTTAATTTAGGGGTACTGTATGATCAAAGAACGCAATTAACTGAAGCGATTGAAAATTATTATCAAGCAATTAAACTTCAACCGAACTACATTAAAGCCTACAGTAATTTAGGTAGTATCTTTGCCAAACAAAAAAAACTCAATGCAGCCATTGAAATTTATCAACAAGGATTAAAACTAGATCCGACTTGGGGAACGCTACATAACAATTTGGGACAAGTCTTCTGGTTTAATGAACAACCAGATCGTGCGCTAGCTAGTTTTGAAACTGCGGTAATAGTAGAACCAAATATGGCTTTGGCTCACCATAATCTCGGTAAATTATGGCAACAACAAGGAAATTTCAATAATGCGATCGCACATTATCAAAAAGTAATTGAATTAGAACCTAATAATATTTGGGCTTATAGTCATTGTGCTGACGCTTTGCTCACTCAAGGAAATTTACAATTAGCGGTTGATTATTTACGTAAAGCGATCGCTCTACAACCGATTTTTGTTAAAACCTATTGTCAAAGAGTTCAGTCTGTACAACCAAAGGATTTACTTGAACAAGCTAAATTTACTTGCGCTCGTTTTTTAGAAGCTTTACAACAAAAACTTGAGTATGAACAGGTTTATGAATTTTTCTGGCAAACTTATTTTTATTTAGGCGAAATTTTGTTTGAATATGGTGGAATCAAGCAAGCAGAAATTTATTTTCAACAAGCCTTACAAATTAAACCCCGAGAAGTGGAGTTATATCTGCGTTTAGGCAATTGTTTAGCCAAACAAAAAAAATTAGATGCAGCCATAACCATTTATCAAATGGGATTGACGCTACAACCCAATCATCCTCAAATTTGCTTTCAATTAGGCAAAATTCTGGAACGACAACAACAAGCAGAACAAGCGATCAGTTATTACGAAACTGTTTTGCAACAACAGCTAGATGAAAATGTAGAATCTTGGCAACAATTACCCAATCTCTTTCCTTCAGATCATAATTTAATTCAACTGCCTCAGCAAATTTATTATGATACTCAAGCTTGGATTAGAGATTGTGAATTAGATGACTTTAATTACGTCCAAGTGCCTTGGGAAGGTACAAAATCAATCAAAACTAATAAAGAAATTTCCCAACCAGAACTCATTAGTTTAACCGAACGAGAAGAACTTGAAGCTAATTGTGCTGGTGTCAATTGCTCGGTTTGTATGAGCAAATTAATTGAGCAGTTTAAACCAGTTCAAATCAGTCGAAATGCTTATCAGTGTTCTGAGTTAACCACAAGTATTGATACTCCTCAACCCTTTGTCGTTAATATCCCTGAAGCAAGAGCGTGGATTGCTCCCCAAAAAAATGAGTGGATCATCTGTAATGCGATAGCAGTAATGACTCCTGATGGTTATTTATTAGGAGATTTATCTCGTCATTATCCTTGGTTTTTACCTGGGTGTCCTTATCAAAAACGTCGTAGTCATACGATATTTAGTTTGGACGAAATGCCGACTTTAGAAAGTCTTGAGGGAACAGTTGTTTTACTCTCAGGTTTGGCTGGTCATGTTTATTATCATTGGATGATTGATATTCTTCCCAGAATAGAGATACTGCGACGCAGTGGCATAGACTTAAACCGAATCGATTGGTTTGTGGTTAATAATTTTGACCGACCCTTTCAAAGAGAAACGCTTAATTTACTTGGTATTCCCGCAGCAAAAATCATCCCAAGCGATCGCCATAGTTATTTACAAGCTCAAGAACTGATCGTACCTTCTTTTCCTGGTTATTTGGATTGGGTTCCTTTCGAGACTATTAAGTTTTTACGTCAGATTTTTTTACCTCAGATCGATCTAGCTCATCATCGTTATCCAGACTTAGTTTATATTAGTCGCGCTCAAGCACGTGGTCGACAAGTAATTAATGAAACGGAAGTTACTGATTTATTAAATCAATTAGGATTTAAAACAGTCTTTTTAGAAAAAATGTCTGTGTTGGAACAAGTTGCTTTATTTGCTCATGCGAAGGTGATTGTTTCGCCTCATGGTTCTAGTTTAACTAATTTAGTTTTTTGTAATCCTGGTGTAACAGTAGTTGAACTTTTCTCTCCTCATTATGTTAGAACAGATTACTGGATTATTAGCCAGCAACTACAACTCAAACACTACTATTCGATTGGAGATAGTTTTGATTGTTCTACTTTGAGGCACTTAATGTATCAGAATTCTCTTACCGAAGACATTCTTGTAAATTTAAGTTCTCTTAAATCAATTTTAAAAGTAGTTGGACTAATAAATTAA
- a CDS encoding tetratricopeptide repeat protein produces MNLNYLTQAIANCEAILHQQEFQAETWQQSCRDLGNLLQGLGRFDQAIVWHSLALESKPSLVEAYTHIGQLYVRESQWESAINCLKQALKYQPNSVQLYSTLAQIYNQLEEPEAEMECWYQATQINPNLVNAGGYHKLAKAFYHRNKLDEAINCYQRAIEQSEASETRQSNFEPHYELAEIWLEQRKINQAVSCYQQILDQDPNQSRAHHKLGTIYLRQQQFEEAITEFRQTIQIEPEFPGGYRDLVKTLIQFQKWDEAIATCHAIINLVEEYPWVYVQLGNALREKGRISDAIASFQKACVLKGWQECRRKDYSFTQDNFSYRISLWQSCLQSLANQADIQALEIGSHQGMSTCWLLDRILTHSSAKLTCIDSSFDRYFENNLDKTQARSKVTLMKGEIQQLLATLIPNTYDVVNLQDRCKLTTQIEQDAAYIWQLLKVEGIAIFNDYGWINPTNPSQNPKLGIDRFLESIKNQWEIVSHAPQIYQLIIQKKYE; encoded by the coding sequence GTGAATCTTAACTATTTAACTCAAGCCATTGCTAACTGTGAAGCAATTCTCCATCAACAAGAATTTCAGGCTGAAACTTGGCAACAATCTTGTCGTGATTTAGGTAACCTGTTGCAAGGGTTAGGTCGATTTGATCAAGCGATTGTTTGGCATTCTCTAGCTTTAGAAAGTAAACCATCACTAGTTGAAGCTTATACTCACATTGGTCAGCTATATGTTCGCGAATCTCAATGGGAATCAGCAATTAATTGTTTGAAACAAGCTCTAAAATATCAACCCAATTCGGTACAACTTTATTCAACACTAGCTCAAATTTACAATCAGCTAGAAGAACCAGAAGCTGAAATGGAATGTTGGTATCAAGCAACTCAAATTAATCCTAATTTAGTCAATGCTGGAGGTTATCATAAATTAGCTAAAGCATTTTATCACAGAAATAAGCTCGATGAGGCAATTAACTGTTATCAACGAGCAATCGAGCAGAGTGAAGCTAGCGAAACGAGACAGAGTAACTTTGAGCCTCATTATGAACTAGCTGAAATTTGGCTTGAACAAAGAAAAATCAATCAAGCGGTTTCCTGTTATCAGCAGATTTTAGATCAAGATCCTAATCAAAGTCGCGCTCATCATAAACTGGGAACAATTTATCTTCGGCAACAACAATTTGAGGAAGCTATTACTGAATTTAGACAAACAATTCAAATTGAGCCTGAGTTTCCTGGAGGATATCGAGATTTAGTTAAAACCTTGATTCAATTTCAAAAATGGGATGAAGCGATCGCAACTTGTCATGCCATTATTAATTTAGTCGAGGAATATCCTTGGGTTTATGTGCAATTGGGTAACGCTTTAAGGGAAAAAGGACGCATTTCTGATGCGATCGCTAGTTTTCAAAAAGCCTGTGTTTTAAAAGGTTGGCAAGAATGTCGGCGTAAAGACTACAGCTTTACTCAAGATAATTTTAGTTATCGAATTTCTTTGTGGCAATCTTGTTTGCAATCTTTAGCTAATCAAGCAGACATTCAGGCATTAGAGATTGGTAGTCACCAAGGAATGTCGACTTGCTGGTTACTTGATCGAATTTTGACTCATTCTTCAGCTAAATTGACTTGTATTGATTCTAGCTTTGATCGCTATTTTGAAAACAATCTTGATAAAACTCAAGCACGAAGTAAAGTAACTCTAATGAAGGGAGAGATACAACAGTTACTTGCCACTCTGATTCCCAATACCTATGATGTAGTAAATCTTCAAGATCGATGTAAATTAACAACTCAAATCGAACAAGATGCTGCTTATATTTGGCAACTGCTGAAGGTGGAAGGAATTGCTATTTTCAATGATTATGGTTGGATCAATCCTACTAATCCCTCACAAAATCCCAAATTAGGTATTGATCGCTTTCTGGAGTCTATCAAAAATCAATGGGAAATTGTCAGTCATGCTCCCCAAATTTATCAATTAATTATTCAAAAAAAATATGAATGA
- a CDS encoding tetratricopeptide repeat protein: MNDSFNSLDFKANLTTTIEQYRQLIKLNPERAELHADLGSLYARQQNWQKAIAAYQQAIKLNPDFAGAYRNLARVLTQTGNQSKAVERWYQALQLEPNWAKAEKHYLLGNTLITHQKIGKAAQCYRQAIKLKPDFLAAYQRLGEILASQGKYRQLITLFRQGVKFNPDNPQFHFGLGNILAAQQQWEQAGAQYRKTIELNQNFAVAYYSWGVVLTQQQKWQKASDNYQKAIALQPNYWEAYHQLGNVLNQLQQWQEAIAAYQNVAQINPSFVPVYLQLGKIFCHLEDYQSALNSYQTALEYTTQSSTLEQQAVALCQEAIAQIPKPTAKDYYQLAKFFRAKSHFKAAIITYQQALKINPRFQSAYIDLQYTPTDPQLLEELIPFYQNIVSEHPNLDVAWGNLGDALSEQGRISEAIDSYRSSSYQRVIKIYPSLASFDWQHKKEQGPNFIIAGAAKGGTSSLYNYLSHHPQILLPHKKELDFFWKHYQKGTDWYLAHFPSISDQPDYLTGEATPNYIRFPVVAERIYQSFPQVKLIFLLRNPVERTISWHYHKVNHGQINSSLTDAIALELKQLENQDVAKLAQAGYRNPDNILGSLYFYQLQPWLELFNREQLLILPSEDLYNNPAQVMEQVFSFLDLPNHPISNYLKVNAGSYQNSDSQLKSTLTNYFQAHNRQLEEHLGIKFNWD, encoded by the coding sequence ATGAATGACAGCTTTAATTCGCTGGATTTCAAAGCGAATCTAACCACAACAATTGAACAATATCGGCAGTTAATTAAACTTAATCCTGAACGAGCGGAACTTCATGCCGATTTAGGTAGTTTATATGCTCGTCAACAAAATTGGCAAAAAGCGATCGCAGCTTATCAACAAGCAATTAAATTAAATCCTGATTTTGCTGGTGCTTATCGTAATTTAGCTAGAGTTTTAACTCAAACTGGTAATCAATCCAAAGCAGTGGAGCGTTGGTATCAAGCTTTACAGTTAGAACCGAATTGGGCAAAAGCCGAAAAACACTATTTGTTGGGAAATACACTGATTACTCATCAAAAAATTGGTAAAGCTGCTCAATGTTATCGTCAAGCAATTAAACTAAAACCTGACTTTCTGGCAGCATATCAACGTTTAGGAGAAATTTTAGCTAGTCAAGGAAAATATCGGCAATTAATTACTTTATTTCGTCAGGGAGTCAAATTTAATCCCGATAATCCCCAATTTCACTTTGGTTTGGGTAACATTTTAGCAGCCCAACAACAATGGGAACAAGCGGGTGCGCAATATCGTAAAACGATTGAATTGAACCAAAATTTTGCTGTCGCTTACTATAGTTGGGGTGTAGTTTTAACTCAACAACAAAAATGGCAGAAAGCGAGCGATAATTATCAAAAAGCGATCGCACTTCAACCAAACTATTGGGAAGCTTATCATCAACTCGGTAATGTTTTGAATCAGCTTCAGCAGTGGCAAGAAGCGATCGCAGCTTATCAAAATGTTGCTCAAATTAATCCTAGTTTTGTTCCTGTTTATTTACAGTTGGGCAAAATCTTTTGTCATCTTGAAGACTATCAATCTGCTTTAAATTCTTATCAAACCGCTTTAGAATATACTACTCAATCATCGACTTTAGAACAACAAGCAGTAGCTCTTTGTCAAGAAGCGATCGCGCAAATACCAAAACCTACGGCGAAAGATTATTATCAACTAGCTAAATTTTTTAGAGCTAAAAGTCATTTTAAAGCAGCTATTATTACTTATCAACAAGCTTTAAAGATCAATCCTCGTTTTCAATCGGCTTATATCGATCTACAATATACGCCTACCGATCCACAATTACTTGAAGAATTAATTCCTTTTTATCAAAATATTGTTAGCGAGCATCCCAATCTGGATGTTGCTTGGGGTAATCTAGGCGATGCTTTAAGCGAACAAGGTAGAATTTCTGAAGCAATTGATTCTTATCGCAGTAGCTCTTATCAGCGAGTAATTAAAATTTATCCTTCATTAGCTTCCTTTGATTGGCAACACAAAAAAGAACAAGGACCAAACTTTATTATTGCTGGTGCAGCAAAAGGAGGTACATCTTCACTTTATAACTATCTTAGTCATCATCCGCAAATTCTGCTACCTCATAAAAAAGAATTAGATTTTTTTTGGAAACATTATCAAAAAGGAACTGATTGGTATTTAGCTCATTTTCCCTCAATCAGCGATCAACCAGATTATCTTACTGGAGAAGCTACACCCAACTATATTCGTTTTCCTGTCGTCGCCGAAAGAATTTATCAATCTTTTCCTCAAGTTAAACTTATTTTTTTATTGCGTAATCCTGTTGAAAGAACAATATCTTGGCATTATCACAAAGTTAATCATGGTCAAATCAATAGTAGTTTAACAGACGCGATCGCACTCGAATTAAAACAATTAGAAAATCAGGATGTAGCTAAGTTAGCTCAGGCTGGTTATCGCAATCCTGATAATATTTTGGGTAGTCTTTATTTTTATCAACTCCAACCTTGGTTAGAATTGTTCAACCGAGAGCAATTATTAATTCTTCCCAGTGAAGACTTATATAATAATCCTGCTCAAGTCATGGAACAAGTTTTCAGTTTTTTAGATTTACCTAATCATCCAATTTCCAATTATCTTAAAGTTAATGCTGGTTCATACCAAAACAGCGACTCTCAATTAAAAAGTACTTTAACTAATTACTTTCAAGCTCATAATCGACAATTAGAAGAACATTTAGGTATCAAATTTAACTGGGATTAA